One region of Drosophila subobscura isolate 14011-0131.10 chromosome J, UCBerk_Dsub_1.0, whole genome shotgun sequence genomic DNA includes:
- the LOC117893901 gene encoding uncharacterized protein LOC117893901 — translation MLLQSLQPVGLLFVLLRLSPAQGAAKPQPNARNTGNCHYAKHANLELLCSGTVNIDTFLRWRDFRAPDGTPFTIWTDRTVFLVSFYRSDMWSYSRIKMSRQGKFMATNRNGKTVALIFPYGTVHCFKIGLRYLSDLQSSCMGEAYNPNEITAYPVIHYAHDRYKKRSLLSTARNRPQELMFVLLAMLQLLDLL, via the coding sequence ATGCTGCTCCAGTCGTTGCAGCCCGTGGGACTGCTGTTTGTGCTGTTAAGATTATCCCCTGCTCAAGGTGCGGCCAAGCCCCAGCCGAACGCACGCAACACTGGCAACTGCCACTACGCAAAACACGCCAACCTGGAGCTCCTTTGCAGTGGCACGGTGAATATTGACACATTTCTGCGTTGGCGGGACTTTCGGGCGCCCGACGGCACGCCCTTTACCATTTGGACTGACCGTACAGTGTTCCTGGTATCGTTTTACCGGTCGGACATGTGGAGCTATAGCAGAATCAAGATGTCGCGGCAGGGAAAATTTATGGCGACGAACAGGAACGGGAAGACGGTGGCGCTGATCTTCCCCTACGGGACTGTGCACTGCTTCAAGATCGGACTCCGTTACTTGAGCGATCTGCAAAGCAGTTGCATGGGAGAAGCCTATAATCCAAATGAGATTACCGCGTATCCAGTCATCCACTACGCCCACGACAGATATAAAAAGCGCTCTCTATTGTCCACAGCCCGGAATCGCCCCCAAGAACTGATGTtcgtgctgctggccatgctCCAGCTATTGGATTTACTCTAG
- the LOC117893778 gene encoding uncharacterized protein LOC117893778, whose protein sequence is MPVRSQCAQRSYVKWIDCSRLHLLLVLQLLLVLLVGRPIPPVRADYENCTFFDGFVLQYLCQGRYDREMRLLYKDRIPAMDTPYTIWQRSDTIDPVHLLVAFYDSPISSCFTLVMDKGKFYCDGQNYFVPLTGSAEVHCLDFPFDYAEKLYGRCMNAEYPSNTNTISVAMVYMKHNIIKVIDSVPDLRASVFLVLLSALYCCWTTTFWYF, encoded by the coding sequence ATGCCAGTGCGCTCACAATGCGCACAAAGATCGTATGTAAAGTGGATAGATTGCTCGAGGTTACACcttctgctggtgctgcagctgctgctggtgctgcttgtCGGCCGGCCGATACCACCCGTCCGAGCGGACTACGAGAACTGCACCTTCTTCGACGGATTCGTCCTGCAGTATCTGTGCCAGGGCAGATACGATCGAGAAATGCGTCTGCTGTACAAGGACCGCATCCCCGCTATGGACACGCCCTACACCATCTGGCAGCGTTCCGACACCATTGATCCCGTTCATTTGCTGGTCGCCTTCTACGACTCGCCCATATCCAGCTGTTTCACCCTCGTGATGGACAAAGGCAAGTTCTACTGCGACGGCCAGAACTACTTTGTGCCCCTGACGGGTTCAGCGGAGGTCCACTGTCTCGACTTCCCCTTCGACTACGCCGAGAAGCTCTACGGGAGATGCATGAACGCTGAGTATCCATCCAATACGAACACCATTTCCGTGGCCATGGTATATATGAAGCACAATATTATCAAGGTCATCGATTCGGTGCCTGATCTGAGGGCCTCTGTTTTCCTTGTGCTTCTTTCGGCGTTGTATTGCTGCTGGACCACTACATTTTGGTACTTTTAG
- the LOC117893811 gene encoding uncharacterized protein LOC117893811 codes for MLLSGFFVIFLAILRTSAALEVIPHDSSCLPFQNTPMKLLCKGTYTTDLFLRYQDRLAAINGQYKIFYHNQGAAYFLLVSFNDSPLQWCNSTILIDDSLDFYCGGSRTPLLLPGSMIYCQIYQMSYIDDLVHECTNPKISNFPTSDGSTAVHYGAISRWSTQDELEFGLGLHSAAEGHPGPYRFLAVLIGLTLALFSK; via the coding sequence ATGCTGCTATCGGGTTTTTTTGTAATATTCCTCGCGATCCTCCGCACCTCGGCGGCCCTTGAGGTTATTCCCCAcgacagcagctgcctccCATTTCAGAACACACCAATGAAGCTGCTCTGCAAGGGGACCTACACCACCGATCTGTTCCTGCGCTACCAGGACAGACTGGCCGCCATAAATGGCCAATACAAGATATTTTACCACAACCAGGGAGCTGCCTACTTCCTGCTGGTGTCCTTCAACGACTCCCCTCTGCAGTGGTGCAATAGCACCATTTTGATAGACGACAGCCTGGACTTCTACTGCGGCGGAAGCCGCACCCCCCTACTGCTGCCCGGCTCGATGATCTACTGCCAAATCTACCAGATGAGCTACATAGACGATCTGGTGCACGAGTGCACCAACCCGAAAATCAGCAACTTTCCCACTTCGGACGGATCGACAGCTGTTCACTATGGTGCCATCTCCCGCTGGAGCACGCAGGATGAGCTAGAGTTCGGACTGGGCCTACACTCGGCGGCAGAGGGCCATCCCGGACCGTACCGCTTCCTTGCGGTGCTGATCGGCCTTACACTGGCTCTATTCTCGAAATGA